The Arachis hypogaea cultivar Tifrunner chromosome 14, arahy.Tifrunner.gnm2.J5K5, whole genome shotgun sequence genome has a segment encoding these proteins:
- the LOC112744031 gene encoding UDP-galactose/UDP-glucose transporter 2: MKNEEQARSLFGISLSDRPRWQQFLICSSGFFFGYLVNGICEEYVYNRLHFSYGWYFTFIQGFVYLFLIYLQGFTSKQMVNPWKTYVKLSAVLMGSHGLTKGSLAFLNYPAQIMFKSTKVLPVMIMGAFIPGLRRKYPLHEYISAILLVVGLILFTLADAQTSPNFSVIGVVMISGALVMDSFLGNLQEAIFTMNPETTQMEMLFCSTVVGLPFLIPPMLLTGELFKAWTSCSQHPYVYGVLVFEAMATFIGQVSVLSLIAIFGAATTAMITTARKAVTLLLSYLIFTKPLTEQHGSGLLLIAMGITLKMLPDNNSNNNKPIKKKALTPSSSSSNGISVKSDADEELGVMPGSEGEYDEEKRPLV; this comes from the exons ATGAAGAACGAAGAACAGGCTCGTAGTTTGTTTGGAATCTCACTCTCTGACAGACCAAGGTGGCAGCAATTCCTCATTTGCTCTTCTGGCTTCTTCTTTGGATACCTTGTTAATGGCATCTGTGAG GAATATGTATATAATAGGCTCCACTTCAG CTATGGTTGGTACTTCACATTTATTCAAGGGTTTGTTTACCTTTTCCTGATTTACCTTCAAGGCTTCACAAGCAAGCAAATGGTGAATCCATGGAAAACTTATGTGAAGCTTTCAGCTGTTCTTATGGGTTCTCATGGCCTAACAAAGGGGTCTCTGGCTTTCCTTAACTACCCTGCACAAATCATGTTCAAATCCACAAAG GTGCTGCCAGTGATGATAATGGGAGCATTCATACCGGGTCTAAGAAGAAAATATCCATTGCATGAATATATATCTGCAATACTTCTGGTTGTTGGATTGATCCTATTCACACTAGCAGATGCTCAGACATCACCAAATTTCAGTGTCATTGGTGTTGTTATGATATCTGGTGCTTTGGTCATGGATTCTTTTCTGGGAAATCTCCAAGAAGCAATCTTCACTATGAACCCTGAGACCACACAG ATGGAGATGCTATTCTGCTCTACAGTGGTGGGTTTGCCTTTCTTAATCCCTCCCATGCTTTTGACAGGAGAATTATTCAAAGCATGGACTTCATGCTCACAG CATCCCTATGTTTATGGTGTGTTGGTTTTTGAAGCAATGGCCACATTCATAGGCCAAGTCTCTGTCCTTTCCCTCATTGCCATTTTTGGTGCTGCCACCACAGCCATG ATAACAACAGCAAGAAAGGCAGTGACATTGCTACTCTCATATTTGATATTTACAAAGCCATTAACAGAACAACATGGAAGTGGACTCTTACTCATAGCTATGGGAATCACATTGAAAATGTTGCctgataataatagtaataacaacAAACCAATTAAGAAGAAGGCTTtaaccccttcttcttcttcttccaatggCATTAGTGTAAAATCAGATGCTGATGAAGAGTTGGGAGTCATGCCAGGTTCTGAGGGAGAGTATGATGAAGAAAAGAGGCCATTGGTGTAA
- the LOC112744033 gene encoding uncharacterized protein produces MSEIGGGGSSSRRLLHEVEEEGGGGGERPKEPWKGEYVKSIVYGGLDAIITCFSLISSISASTSSSVNVLVLGFANLVADAISMGLGDYVSARTEQDVIIKERRVTEWDVINHIDTEQSQLLTHFQALGMDYNDATLVVNIFRKYKDIMVDQRMVADKGMLPADEEVTPWKNGLVTFTSFMLFGSTPLLSFIILIPFTNNDTVKFIGACIVSAIALALLGVAKARISGERYMFSIAMTLFSGAMAGATAYFVGWSLKHVAGLEG; encoded by the exons ATGAGTGAGATAGGTGGTGGTGGCAGCAGCAGCAGAAGGCTCCTCCATGAAGTGGAGGaggagggtggtggtggtggtgagagACCAAAGGAGCCATGGAAAGGAGAATATGTGAAGAGCATAGTGTATGGAGGGCTTGATGCTATTATCACTTGCTTCTCTCTCATTTCTTCTATCTCTGCTTCTACTTCTTCCTCtg TGAATGTATTGGTTCTTGGTTTTGCAAACCTAGTGGCAGATGCAATATCAATGGGGCTTGGAGACTATGTGTCTGCAAGAACAGAACAAGATGTGATCATTAAGGAGAGGAGAGTGACAGAATGGGATGTCATCAATCATATAGACACTGAGCAATCACAGTTACTCACACACTTTCAAGCACTTGGTATGGACTACAATGATGCAACCTTG GTTGTGAACATATTCAGAAAATACAAGGACATCATGGTAGACCAAAGAATGGTAGCAGACAAAGGAATGCTACCAGCAGATGAAGAAGTAACACCATGGAAGAATGGGCTTGTAACCTTCACATCCTTCATGTTGTTTGGATCAACTCCATTGCTCTCCTTCATCATCCTCATACCCTTCACAAACAATGACACTGTGAAGTTCATTGGTGCTTGCATTGTTTCTGCAATTGCACTTGCTTTACTTGGTGTAGCCAAGGCAAGGATTTCAGGTGAGAGATACATGTTCTCCATTGCTATGACACTCTTCAGTGGTGCCATGGCTGGTGCTACTGCTTATTTTGTAGGCTGGTCACTTAAACATGTAGCAGGGTTAGaaggttga